The proteins below are encoded in one region of Lonchura striata isolate bLonStr1 chromosome 1, bLonStr1.mat, whole genome shotgun sequence:
- the EEF1D gene encoding elongation factor 1-delta isoform X3, translated as MAVDYFLHDKIWFEKFKYDDAERRFYEQMNGPVGGPSHQQENGASTILRDIARARENIQKSLAGSASTSSSGAAGDQNELLSRISHLEVENQNLRSVVADLQMAIFKLESRLNALEKSSTSHQPSSVPPTQKVEPFSVPSKKVELPAKKSEPAAAEEDEDDDIDLFGSDDEEEDQEAAKVREERLRQYAEKKAKKPGLIAKSSILLDVKPWDDETDMAKMEECVRSIHMDGLVWGASKLVPVGYGIKKLQIQCVVEDEKVGTDILEEEITKFEDYVQSVDIAAFNKI; from the exons atggctgtGGATTACTTCCTGCACGACAAGATCTGGTTCGAGAAGTTCAAATACGACGACGCCGAGCGACGGTTCTACGAGCAGATGAACGGCCCCGTGGGTGGCCCCTCCCACCAGCAG GAGAACGGAGCCAGCACGATCCTCCGCGACATTGCCAGAGCCAGGGAGAATATCCAGAAATCGCTGGCCGGA AGTGCAAGCACATcctcctctggagctgctggtgaccAAAATGAGCTCCTGTCCCGAATTTCCCACCTGGAAGTGGAAAACCAGAACCTCCGCAGTG TTGTTGCAGACCTCCAGATGGCCATTTTCAAGCTGGAAAGCCGCCTGAACGCTctggagaaatcctcaacttccCACCAGCCCTCATCTGTTCCTCCAACCCAG AAAGTGGAACCATTCAGTGTTCCCTCCAAAAAAGTGGAGCTCCCGGCCAAGAAATCCGAGCCggctgctgctgaggaggatgaggatgatgacATCGACCTTTTTGGGAGcgatgatgaggaggaagacCAGGAAGCTGCCAAAGTCCGGGAAGAGCGGCTCCGGCAGTACGCGGAGAAGAAGGCCAAGAAGCCGGGACTCATCGCCAAGTCTTCCATCCTGCTGGATGTGAAGCCG tgGGACGACGAGACCGACATGGCCAAGATGGAGGAGTGTGTCCGGTCCATCCACATGGACGGGTTGGTGTGGGGAGCCTCCAAACTGGTCCCAGTCGGATACGGCATCAAGAAACTCCAAATCCAGTGCGTGGTGGAGGACGAGAAAGTCGGGACAGACATCCTGGAGGAGGAGATCACCAAGTTTGAGGACTAC GTGCAGAGCGTGGATATTGCTGCTTTTAACAAGATTTAG
- the NAPRT gene encoding nicotinate phosphoribosyltransferase isoform X1, which translates to MAPLADLYQVSMAYGHWRAGRHRAPAAAELFFRRPPFRGSFALGAGLAEGLRGLRAFRFSAADVAYLRSVLPSTIDDAFFDYLATLDASEVTVSAIPEGSVVFARVPFLQVKGPLLVVQLLETTLLCLVNYASLVATNAARFRLLAGPDVKLIEMGLRCAQGPDGALSASKYSYIGGFDCTSNILAGKLYGIPVRGTIAHSFIMSFRCLEEVQARELPPRAGGDPVDLAGLAVSWLQRVCDLLQTPLGKANQGELAAFVSYAVTFPCDFQGLLDTYCVRRSGLPNFCAVALALHQLGYQAIGVRLDSGDLAQQSKEIRGVFQACGAHFQVPWFGTIPIAVSNNISEQSLEEFRREGSEIDMVGIGTNLVTCPLQPSLGCVYKLVEVNGSPCLKLTEDEEKMTIPGMKTIYRLYDAAGHPFMDLMALEEEPSPSAGQELGIRVLGQLGETTKVIPTTVEPLHRTYFRDGQVCEPLPSLPEVRTHAQVSLNLLSPAHRRLHEPQPYPVAVTERLHQLFQELSQGSH; encoded by the exons ATGGCGCCGCTGGCGGACCTGTACCAGGTGTCCATGGCCTACGGGCACTGGCGGGCCGggcggcaccgagccccggccgccgccgAGCTCTTCTTCCGCCGCCCGCCCTTCCGCGGCTCCTTCGCGCTCGGAGCCGGCCTGGCCGAGGGGCTGCGGGGGCTCCGAGCCTTCCGCTTCTCCGCTGCCG ACGTGGCGTACCTGCGCTctgtcctgcccagcaccaTAGATGATGCCTTCTTTGACTACCTGGCCACCCTGGACGCCTCCGAGGTGACCGTCAGCGCCATTCCCGAGGGCTCCGTCGTCTTTGCCAGG GTGCCGTTCCTGCAGGTGAAGGGGCCGCTCCTGGtggtgcagctgctggagaccaccttgctgtgcctggtCAACTACGCCAG CCTGGTGGCCACCAACGCTGCCAGATTCCGTCTCCTCGCCGGCCCGGACGTGAAGCTGATAGAGATGGGGCTCCGCTGCGCGCAGGGGCCGGACGGAGCCCTGTCGGCATCCAAATATTCCTACATCGGGG GCTTCGACTGCACCAGCAACATCCTGGCGGGAAAACTCTACGGAATTCCGGTGCGCGGCACCATCGCCCACTCCTTCATCATGTCCTTCAGGTGCCTGGAGGAGGTGCAGGCGCGG gagctgccgCCTCGGGCCGGAGGAGATCCCGTGGATCTGGCAGGCCTGGCCGTGTCCTGGCTGCAGCGGGTTTGTGACCTGCTCCAGACTCCTCTGGGCAAGGCCAACCAGGGCGAGCTGGCCGCCTTCGTGTCCTATGCTGTCACCTTCCCCTGCGACTTCCAGGGATTGCTGGACACCTACTGTGTCAGGAG GAGTGGTTTGCCCAATTTCTGTGCCGTGGCCTTGGCACTGCACCAGCTGGGATACCAGGCCATCGGAGTGCGCCTGGACAGTGGGGACCTGGCCCAGCAATCCAAGGAAATCCGGGGAGTGTTCCAAGCCTGTGGAGCTCA CTTCCAGGTGCCCTGGTTTGGGACCATCCCCATCGCTGTCAGCAACAACATCAGCGagcagagcctggaggagtTCAGGAGGGAG GGGAGCGAGATCGACATGGTCGGCATCGGGACCAACCTGGTGACGTGTCCCCTGCAGCCATCGCTGGGCTGTGTCTACAAG CTGGTGGAGGTCAACGGCTCCCCATGCCTGAAGCTCACGGAGGATGAGGAGAAGATGACAATCCCGGGGATGAAGACGATCTATCGGCTCTATGACGCTGCTG GCCACCCCTTCATGGACCTGATGGCCCTGGAAGAGGAGCCGTCACCCAGCgcggggcaggagctggggatcCGTGTCCTGGGGCAGCTTGGGGAGACCACCAAGGTCATTCCCACCACCGTGGAGCCCCTCCACCGCACCTACTTCAGGGATGGCCAG gtgtgtgagcccctgcccagcctgcccgAGGTGAGGACCCACGCCCAGGTGTCCCTCAACCTGCTCAGCCCCGCTCACCGCCGGCTCCACGAGCCACAGCCCTACCCG gtgGCCGTGACGGAACGGCTGCACCAGCTCTTCCAGGAACTGAGTCAGGGCAGCCACTGA
- the NAPRT gene encoding nicotinate phosphoribosyltransferase isoform X2 translates to MAPLADLYQVSMAYGHWRAGRHRAPAAAELFFRRPPFRGSFALGAGLAEGLRGLRAFRFSAADVAYLRSVLPSTIDDAFFDYLATLDASEVPFLQVKGPLLVVQLLETTLLCLVNYASLVATNAARFRLLAGPDVKLIEMGLRCAQGPDGALSASKYSYIGGFDCTSNILAGKLYGIPVRGTIAHSFIMSFRCLEEVQARELPPRAGGDPVDLAGLAVSWLQRVCDLLQTPLGKANQGELAAFVSYAVTFPCDFQGLLDTYCVRRSGLPNFCAVALALHQLGYQAIGVRLDSGDLAQQSKEIRGVFQACGAHFQVPWFGTIPIAVSNNISEQSLEEFRREGSEIDMVGIGTNLVTCPLQPSLGCVYKLVEVNGSPCLKLTEDEEKMTIPGMKTIYRLYDAAGHPFMDLMALEEEPSPSAGQELGIRVLGQLGETTKVIPTTVEPLHRTYFRDGQVCEPLPSLPEVRTHAQVSLNLLSPAHRRLHEPQPYPVAVTERLHQLFQELSQGSH, encoded by the exons ATGGCGCCGCTGGCGGACCTGTACCAGGTGTCCATGGCCTACGGGCACTGGCGGGCCGggcggcaccgagccccggccgccgccgAGCTCTTCTTCCGCCGCCCGCCCTTCCGCGGCTCCTTCGCGCTCGGAGCCGGCCTGGCCGAGGGGCTGCGGGGGCTCCGAGCCTTCCGCTTCTCCGCTGCCG ACGTGGCGTACCTGCGCTctgtcctgcccagcaccaTAGATGATGCCTTCTTTGACTACCTGGCCACCCTGGACGCCTCCGAG GTGCCGTTCCTGCAGGTGAAGGGGCCGCTCCTGGtggtgcagctgctggagaccaccttgctgtgcctggtCAACTACGCCAG CCTGGTGGCCACCAACGCTGCCAGATTCCGTCTCCTCGCCGGCCCGGACGTGAAGCTGATAGAGATGGGGCTCCGCTGCGCGCAGGGGCCGGACGGAGCCCTGTCGGCATCCAAATATTCCTACATCGGGG GCTTCGACTGCACCAGCAACATCCTGGCGGGAAAACTCTACGGAATTCCGGTGCGCGGCACCATCGCCCACTCCTTCATCATGTCCTTCAGGTGCCTGGAGGAGGTGCAGGCGCGG gagctgccgCCTCGGGCCGGAGGAGATCCCGTGGATCTGGCAGGCCTGGCCGTGTCCTGGCTGCAGCGGGTTTGTGACCTGCTCCAGACTCCTCTGGGCAAGGCCAACCAGGGCGAGCTGGCCGCCTTCGTGTCCTATGCTGTCACCTTCCCCTGCGACTTCCAGGGATTGCTGGACACCTACTGTGTCAGGAG GAGTGGTTTGCCCAATTTCTGTGCCGTGGCCTTGGCACTGCACCAGCTGGGATACCAGGCCATCGGAGTGCGCCTGGACAGTGGGGACCTGGCCCAGCAATCCAAGGAAATCCGGGGAGTGTTCCAAGCCTGTGGAGCTCA CTTCCAGGTGCCCTGGTTTGGGACCATCCCCATCGCTGTCAGCAACAACATCAGCGagcagagcctggaggagtTCAGGAGGGAG GGGAGCGAGATCGACATGGTCGGCATCGGGACCAACCTGGTGACGTGTCCCCTGCAGCCATCGCTGGGCTGTGTCTACAAG CTGGTGGAGGTCAACGGCTCCCCATGCCTGAAGCTCACGGAGGATGAGGAGAAGATGACAATCCCGGGGATGAAGACGATCTATCGGCTCTATGACGCTGCTG GCCACCCCTTCATGGACCTGATGGCCCTGGAAGAGGAGCCGTCACCCAGCgcggggcaggagctggggatcCGTGTCCTGGGGCAGCTTGGGGAGACCACCAAGGTCATTCCCACCACCGTGGAGCCCCTCCACCGCACCTACTTCAGGGATGGCCAG gtgtgtgagcccctgcccagcctgcccgAGGTGAGGACCCACGCCCAGGTGTCCCTCAACCTGCTCAGCCCCGCTCACCGCCGGCTCCACGAGCCACAGCCCTACCCG gtgGCCGTGACGGAACGGCTGCACCAGCTCTTCCAGGAACTGAGTCAGGGCAGCCACTGA